The Anastrepha obliqua isolate idAnaObli1 chromosome 5, idAnaObli1_1.0, whole genome shotgun sequence DNA window CCCCTTTGCTCTCGCAAGTCtgattgttgctgctttggtgtgagatcatgcgccttttggatctggtaacttgactttgagatcatttttcagtatgcgacgGATGctgcggtcagatattttcagttctttcgccattcgattggcacttcatcgggactttcgctcaagtcgcttcttcacttttttaactatttcacgtgacgttgcagtcttttgatgatcatctccatgacgtttcgcgatgctaccaacgtcattgtaacgagtaatggtgcgataagcaAAAACTTCATTTACTTAAGGTACTCGAGCTTGTAAACAAAACAACAGAGCTCCTGGCTGCGAAAAAGTGGTTAAGACCGGTGCAAAAGTGTATCAGGAGGATGTCTGGGAAggtgtggtgaagcagttgagcagtactctcttcaactGAGAGCGtcggatcttccagcaagattccgttcaagcccataaggcaaaaaccacccagcagtggcgaaaaacaaatattcctGGGGGtctagccgcagaagattggccatctggaagtccagatcggAATCCATTAGACTATattttgtggtcagaattggagaatatGGCTTGCCGAaggcctcacagaaatttggagagcctCAAACAAATTTCGGTTCGAGGAGcaacgtcaatatccatggagattcggcattatcatgcaataagcgccagcttccaccttcgcggtattcagggcgaatgcGATACAACGAACGCTTcgaaacgccaagatagaaaattgcattgacggtttggttcGTTGACACGAACTTCTTGTGGATAATtcctttggaatcgtaaaaacaaatgagcatcgacttgatttttgacttttccaaacgcgattttttgtggCGTCTGGGGAATTCCATTCCGCACTTTGACGCTCAGTTTCACGTTCATGTGGGAGACactacgtttcatcaccagttacaatgttttaaaggaagttctcgtcttttcctgcctttttaatgaggtctttcgaatgctgaattctgagcaatttttcgtcctcagttaacttgtgcggaatgaaaggtgcacagacctttcgtaagttcAAAATGATCAGttgaaatgcgataaatcgatgttaaTTAGATAtacaactccgattccatgagtttcattgatgatttcggttcatttttgataaatttacgaacaatttcgatagagttatcagtgattactgattttggccGGTCCGCATGTTCATTGTcctttatgtcctcacaaccatctctgaaacgtgtaaaccactcatgaactctggcacgagatagacaatcatcgccatacttctgctcaaatatgaacgagacgttatcaataaaacggtccgcggatgacatatggcaaaaataatttttttgttttttggtaggactgttataagcttacatgggaaATTTcaacgtgatatgtcacatagtttgttttctgtgctactgtaaacaagtcaagctcgagtgtgttcttcgaattctcttttatgacttcaattgtctcaaaatgttttccacgtatcggcaacttgagcttgggaaacaggaaaaagtcacatggagccatatcaggcgaatacggtgcttgcggaacgatattaacattatttttgttcaaataatcgcgaacaagacgtgatgtatgagctggtgcattatcgtaatgcaagaaccatgacttgttgtcccacaattccttccttttaagacgaatgttctcgcgcgaacgctttaaaacgtctaaataatattcagcgttaaccgattttgcgacttgtgcgattttcaagcacaatttcctttactttaccgatgttttcgtcgtttactgatgttgctggacgacgatcatgaggcaagttttcaaccgatgtacggccctctttgaacgatttgtaccactggaaaacacgtgcacgcgatagagcagagtccccataggttgtctgcaacatttttaaggcgtctgaagccgatattttgttggaataacaaaatttcaaacaaattctttgttcaacttgaatttccatcgttaaattcgaagaacacactcgagcttgacttgtttacagtagcacagaaaacaaactatgtgacatatcacgctgaaatttgccagtcctaccaaaaaacaaaaaaattatttttgccatatgtcatccgcggaccgttttattgataacgtctccttcatatttgagcagaagtaaaATTGttccatcaattcaaatgtttcggtaaacgttttaccgattttaaaataaaatttgatattagccctttgttcgaaactcatttttgtaccgatgacacaaacacactgacactttagacgcagtaacctcgcttccactgaaccgaatgttacCCAgatttcactggaagtcagctagggatccAACGCATTCCCTtaaaaaagatggcgccatcgaAAACATTTGTATGACGACAGTCTCGTTTATTTTGGAATTCACCTTGTATAACGGAGTTAACTTCTAACAGAAcgtatggcaggactaagtatatgcCCATCCCATTCTTTTATGCTGTTGCATACAACCGTTATGATAACcatttcttccacaaatggagggactcacagttttaagccgactggtTTTTTATgttgagctttttcatggcagaaatacattcggaggttggcgaagggcgaccgcttttaaagaaaaaattgtttctataattttgctctttcatgcacgaagattcgaactggtgcactttcgaatggtagtcacgcacccaccTATTCCGCTACCGCCGCCGCTTCAGCCACTTAAAACAATAGACCGTTTAAAAATATGCCTTCACAAGGCTTTGTCGGTACCATTACAAACCGaaccttttgaaaaatttcccaTGTGGATGTTTCAAACatcattcaaaatttataagaaaatttcaaaccagccaaaaaaaaaaaaaatttcggcttctgcttcaaaatttgttgtaaacaGAATGCAACGTTCCTCAACGTCTTGGCCAAATTATAGAAACCAATACTACAATCCGGTCTACAAAATTCGCGCATTAATACAAACACTGGATGCTGAGTTGAGTGCACTCTCGCATCGTTGCCTAGTTTCGAAAGTTAACGCCTTGAATTCACCCAATCCCAAAGTGGAGTACATACTCGGTCATAGCGCCACTGGGGTGCCATACAGGGCACTGCCGAATACTCAAAAAAGTATGGCTGCATTGAGTGACATCCGGTCAATGTCTCCCGCACAGACGCGCACCCTGTCCGGCATCTATCGATCGCGTGTAATTGAGGCGTTTCGCAATAGACGCATTTTTACCGTTTACGGTAATTATCATACAATACGACGCGCATTGCTGAATCGTGGTTGGGTGGAGAAATTGGCACCAAATCGCTATGTGAAATTACAGAGCTTGCCCGAGGAGGTGCTGCTACAACATGCAAAGCATGGCAACGACTATGAAGCAGTAGCCATTTCGAAAATTATCAGTCACTTTCCGGCTTTCTTTATTTGGCAACCGAAGTCTTACCGTGACTTTCATTCTGATGTATTTCCGCTACGAAATCGCGTACGACGCGGACGCAATTTGGACTTTTCCACAAAGGTTGGCTTAATTGGTTGTGCCGAGCAGCACCAGTGGTTCCATGAGAAGGGCGTTTGCGGCATGAGTCATCCGCGCTTTTATCGTCTCGGTGGCAGCATGGAAGAGCGCATCGCATTTATAGAGGATTTTCGTCAAACTCAATGTCGCAGTTTGCTTAAATTTataatggaaaataaagaaCGTCTGGCGGAGTTAGTCGACCCAGAGGAAGGTACAATACCCATATCGGTGGTGCATTTTGCTgtgacaaatttcaaaaaacatttcgaTGAATTTGAACATCGCACACTGGACGATAAAGACGTAACGAATGCAGATCGCGAAAATGCTGAATGGCAGACTTTTATTATGCAGTCAAACGAAGTCATACGCAACAATGCCAAAATCAAAGCGACTGCATCTTTGTTGGAGGATGTGTCAAAACTTAGtcgcatttatttgtttaaattggaAGAGCGGCGTCCAGACTACAAATGGGATGGTTGCCGTAATCTTTGGATACTCAAGCCGGGTTATCAATGTCGCGGACTGGGCATCATCATACGCAGTTCCATCGAAGAGATTTTACAATGGGCAATCAACAATCCACAAAGGCGATATATCGCACAAAAGTATTTGGGTAAGCAGGTTTGTTCTGTTAAGACTATTAATGCCCGGCTGCTGCGAGAGACCCCTGTTAAGAGTTGGACCAGAACGAtccagatttatatccagccTTGGTCTGTCAGTCTAACAGCATTCCCAGTCCATGTGTGGGAATTTTTGTGctgttataacaacaacaacctacattgaattaaaaattcttaCTGGTGTAGATGACTTGAGTTGGCCAGGGTAATTACACTAAAACAAAAGCAGCACTAACTCAGCCTCCAGTGGGTGATTCTAGGGTTGCGAATGAAGGTCTTGCttcattgtatttaattttatagcaaatCCGGGTCGATCAAGTGTCGAGTGCGTCCAAATTTTTAGTCGTTAGGGCTGCAATAGTTAATCATTCCCAATTATGATCGACTAAAAGTTAACGCAGATTGTATAAAATGTTGTGTGTGCTCAATAGTCCTTAGAGCTGAGTGTCTAAGGTGTTATTTTCCCGCTCCACTTAACGATGGATGACTCTGTTCAGCTGATGATTTTCTGCGTCTTCGCTCAGATACGAACACGGGTATGGCTATGCCCTGTCAAAGGGGTGTAGCCACCGATCGTTATCATCTGGGAGGACCATAGAATATGCTGTTTTGATAGGTTGTGCCCAGAGGGCGGGAGATattaggtgagtgggtttaaggGGGCATGCGAGTAGGTGGCTAGTATCGTCCGGgctgccttcacatgctggacatatattgagtatgtcggggtcgattctggataggtaggagtttagtcTGCTACAGTATTCAGAACGTAATTGAGCCGAAATTCCGTGGGTTTCCGTTTTCACACACTCCGtacttcgtctgcaatgggtggtggttggactctgaTGACAGCATTCGGGGCTCGGGAGTTTAGAAAGGTGGCAAAAGACTTCCGATTAATGTCGCACAATGTTTGTCTACACACTGCCCGATCCAGTAGTTGCAGTTTTGTTTGTTCATGGATTTCGTCGGTATAGTCGAAAAGAtatctcctgacgtgcctggaagTTGAGTTAGGCTCTACCAAGTGTCTTTTCTACCTGGAATAGGCATGTGGTGCTGTTACAGGCCGCTGACTTTGCCTTTGCTTTCTCTTTTGTGCACTTTAGAATCGTTGCCCTGCTAGTGGCCGAGATAGCTCACGagttttgccatctttcaggtaaTGAAGGCCCTGTttcaccccccccccccccccccctccccCCCGCGTTGTTCGGTTCAATCTTCCTAGAATTATCCAAGCTTCCGGAATGTCTATGTAGGTAGAGGTAGTGATGTAGAGGTGGTGTTTTGCTCCTCCTCCGCCTGCCCCTGCCCTTTGAAGTCAGAAGATTCCGCGGACTCAGAGCGTCTTGGGATTTCTGGCTTCTTCTTGTTCATAGTGGACAAGTTTTTAGTTGTTTCAGTGTGAGGCATAACGGAAAATTCGTTAAGctacgaaatatattttaattgagATGCATCACACTCACACCGTAGTTCTGTTGTTACACTTCAAGTGGAGaaacttttcgttttatttccaCTGCGAACGCCATCacttggttttttttatgagaagcctttTTATAGCAGAAACTAAATCGGAGGTGGGTTATTGGTTGCCGGTGGAGGGCGacctctatttaaaaaaaacttgttttataaTTTGCTGCTTCAAGTCCACGAAGTCCGTGGAATCGAAGACTTGCCGAAGGGTAGTCAAGCAAAAACTCTTCCACGTCTCGTGGAATATTGCGTCCGAATTTAACAGCTGGACGTTTTCACACAAGCCCTAGGTTTTTTAAGGGTACATAATGAACACCACAACTAAAGCATTCCTGTAGTAGCTATGACGATAAAGTTCGTAGGTGGACGACAGCGCTCAGAATTGTAACCCCGAAAGAGAGTAAAAatgattcttatttttatagGGCTCAATCGTGCCCTTTACAAAACATAGGACCTCTAATTGAGCTATaaatattgcagctctcttgaCTGAGATTCTACGATCTGCTGAGCAGTCATTTGCGTTCCGAAAGCGATTTGATAGCCATCTCCACGCTGGACAATCTGATAACAACACAGATAGGGattcaattaaattcaattcgtatttatttcattttgtcccACATACCTCTAGAGTACAATAAAAACCCTTATACAAATTTTACTAAATCTCACGTTTTCTCTTCAAACTCGCAGAGCGTCCCCTCTTGATACACAAGACCAAGTTTGACATACGACAATATATGCTGCTCTCCATTGGCGAATCGACACTCTCCATTTGGTTGTATAGGGATTGTTATCTACGCTTTAGCTCTCAGGAATTCACCATCAATGATCTGCGCGAATCGATACATCTGACGAATAATTCCGTACAGAAACGTTACAAGAATAAACCAAATCGTGACGTACGTTTGCCGAAGAATAATATGTGGTCCTTGGAACAGTTCAAAGTCTATCTAAAACAGTCGAATGCGCCTGAAAGTGTATGGGAAGACCGAATTTATCCCGGTTTCAAAGAGAATCTTATAGCTGTTGTAATGTCAAGTTTAGAAGAGACGGAATTTGTGGAAAATTCGTTCGAATTGTATGGCTGTGATTTGATGTTAGACGAGGAATATAATCCAATATTGATCGAAATCAATTCAACACCAGATATGTCACCATCGACTGGTGTGACTGCACGCATTTGTCCGTTGGCTCTGAGGGATTTGGTAAAAGTGATTGTCGATTTGCCGCGCAACCCACTTGCACCTACTGGCAATTTTGAGCGCGTTTATGAAGTCAATTACAAGATCAAAAGAGATTTCGATCCCGAAGTTGGTTTAGATCTTTGTGGTAAGTCGATGACTCTGTTCAAGCCGACACCCACGCCGCCGAAGAGGATATCTAGAAGCCCGCTGAAAGTAATTAGGAAACCCGAACCTGTCATTAAAGCGCCGCTAAAACGATTAAGAGGTCCACCACAGGTGAGTGAATGGGTTATGttttaagtagtttttaatCATTAGAGGACG harbors:
- the LOC129248634 gene encoding tubulin glycylase 3B, producing the protein MQRSSTSWPNYRNQYYNPVYKIRALIQTLDAELSALSHRCLVSKVNALNSPNPKVEYILGHSATGVPYRALPNTQKSMAALSDIRSMSPAQTRTLSGIYRSRVIEAFRNRRIFTVYGNYHTIRRALLNRGWVEKLAPNRYVKLQSLPEEVLLQHAKHGNDYEAVAISKIISHFPAFFIWQPKSYRDFHSDVFPLRNRVRRGRNLDFSTKVGLIGCAEQHQWFHEKGVCGMSHPRFYRLGGSMEERIAFIEDFRQTQCRSLLKFIMENKERLAELVDPEEGTIPISVVHFAVTNFKKHFDEFEHRTLDDKDVTNADRENAEWQTFIMQSNEVIRNNAKIKATASLLEDVSKLSRIYLFKLEERRPDYKWDGCRNLWILKPGYQCRGLGIIIRSSIEEILQWAINNPQRRYIAQKYLERPLLIHKTKFDIRQYMLLSIGESTLSIWLYRDCYLRFSSQEFTINDLRESIHLTNNSVQKRYKNKPNRDVRLPKNNMWSLEQFKVYLKQSNAPESVWEDRIYPGFKENLIAVVMSSLEETEFVENSFELYGCDLMLDEEYNPILIEINSTPDMSPSTGVTARICPLALRDLVKVIVDLPRNPLAPTGNFERVYEVNYKIKRDFDPEVGLDLCGKSMTLFKPTPTPPKRISRSPLKVIRKPEPVIKAPLKRLRGPPQKSKPQIGVGATEPKMLKSAAREALAIRYTAPK